In Paenibacillus sp. FSL R7-0345, a single window of DNA contains:
- a CDS encoding ureidoglycolate lyase: protein MEHKIIIEELTAESFAPYGKVVDIPAAESSKSGDGWDCWSYIQMLDVSEPIGFGLVVTKQRGFTVTAMERHVSREELLLTFDKEIIQPVAHCLDIDDPEEQPDPSTVKAFRIKPGQAIVIGRGVWHSPAYPAAEDARYLFAIEKKKDTFGDEMINPWVDFAGRDSVTFG from the coding sequence ATGGAACATAAGATAATCATTGAAGAGTTGACGGCAGAGAGCTTTGCTCCTTACGGAAAAGTGGTGGATATCCCTGCAGCTGAGTCGTCCAAAAGCGGCGACGGCTGGGACTGCTGGAGCTACATTCAGATGCTCGATGTGTCGGAGCCGATCGGCTTCGGCCTGGTGGTCACGAAGCAGCGCGGGTTTACGGTGACGGCGATGGAGCGGCACGTCAGCCGTGAAGAGCTGCTGCTCACCTTCGACAAGGAGATTATCCAGCCGGTGGCACATTGTCTGGACATCGACGATCCGGAGGAGCAGCCTGATCCTTCTACGGTGAAGGCATTCCGTATCAAGCCGGGACAGGCCATCGTCATCGGCCGCGGTGTCTGGCACAGCCCGGCTTATCCGGCGGCAGAGGATGCACGCTATCTTTTTGCAATTGAAAAGAAAAAGGATACATTCGGCGACGAAATGATTAATCCGTGGGTGGATTTTGCCGGCCGGGACTCGGTTACTTTTGGTTAA
- a CDS encoding beta-galactosidase, whose product MYTFKEYKQPEILRNHLNLGGDNPAGERIDVTSLYITRGGKPFIPVMGEFHFSRCARESWYDELCKMKAGGITLVSTYVFWIYHEEIEGVFDFSGDNDLRAFILECQKAELEVVLRIGPWAHGECRNGGFPDWLLEKPFKLRENNPEYLAKAKILYEKIAEQVQGLFYKDGGNIIAVQVENELTNDAEHLAKLKELAIACGMIAPVYTVTGWNAVSGAKIPVDEVVPVFGGYCEAPWEDHLDPLPPSPHYFFTGMRNDTGIGADLLPRSSEEDGEWQLPYERYPFATCELGGGVQVTHHRRPLIKEMDIYAISLVKLGDGNNLIGYYMYHGGTNQLGKLSTFQESKATGYPNDLPILSYDFQTALSEYGEARGQYGLLNLLHLFVQDFDQTLAPMTRVEAEHTVKREDTASLRYAMRTDGNSGFVFVNHYQRLSPLEDIRGAVIDTGTVTFPPIDVSGDVSFFMPFRMDLSGNLLKYATAQPLCRQGDTYFFVQIPGIAAEYQFEDGQTFTPEAGLESGFRVNGVNVITLTWEQAKYLRKLDGEIYVGEESDLYKAEGEIRSISEGSFGYWHWDGGGFAYNTVQKSFTEPFLSLEAVEHVPFEPKYAEELHIGGERKVTWQKMIVTGSQGFVNIDYYGDVAQIYADGELVADSYYYGEVWRVPAKLLEGKECYLAVSEIRDDFYREF is encoded by the coding sequence ATGTATACATTTAAAGAGTATAAGCAGCCGGAGATCCTCCGCAATCATTTAAATCTTGGCGGAGATAATCCGGCAGGAGAGAGAATTGATGTAACGAGTCTATATATCACACGCGGCGGTAAGCCGTTCATTCCGGTGATGGGTGAATTCCATTTTTCCAGATGTGCCAGGGAAAGCTGGTATGATGAGCTGTGCAAAATGAAGGCAGGCGGCATCACGCTTGTGTCTACTTATGTGTTCTGGATTTATCATGAGGAGATCGAGGGTGTGTTCGACTTCTCCGGTGATAATGATCTGCGTGCGTTTATACTGGAGTGCCAAAAGGCAGAACTGGAGGTTGTCCTCCGCATCGGCCCTTGGGCGCACGGGGAATGCAGAAACGGCGGATTTCCGGACTGGCTGCTGGAGAAGCCGTTCAAGCTGCGCGAGAATAATCCGGAGTATCTTGCCAAAGCCAAGATCCTGTATGAGAAAATTGCTGAGCAGGTCCAAGGACTCTTTTATAAAGACGGGGGCAATATCATTGCTGTCCAGGTAGAGAACGAGCTGACGAATGATGCTGAACATTTGGCTAAACTGAAAGAACTGGCGATAGCATGCGGGATGATTGCACCTGTCTATACTGTAACAGGCTGGAACGCGGTCTCCGGTGCTAAGATCCCGGTTGATGAAGTGGTTCCTGTATTTGGAGGCTACTGTGAAGCCCCGTGGGAGGATCACCTGGATCCGCTTCCGCCGTCTCCGCATTATTTCTTTACAGGTATGCGTAACGATACAGGAATCGGGGCGGATCTGCTTCCCCGCAGCAGTGAAGAAGACGGCGAATGGCAGCTGCCGTATGAGCGTTATCCGTTTGCGACCTGCGAACTCGGCGGCGGCGTGCAGGTGACGCACCACCGCAGACCCCTTATCAAAGAGATGGATATTTACGCTATTTCACTGGTAAAGCTCGGAGACGGCAATAATCTGATCGGTTACTACATGTACCATGGCGGGACGAATCAGCTCGGTAAGCTGTCCACCTTCCAGGAGTCGAAGGCAACCGGCTACCCGAATGATTTGCCGATTCTTTCCTATGATTTTCAGACAGCTCTTTCTGAATACGGGGAAGCGCGGGGGCAGTACGGGCTGCTGAATCTGCTGCATCTGTTTGTACAGGACTTTGACCAGACCCTTGCTCCGATGACCCGGGTAGAGGCTGAGCATACGGTGAAACGGGAGGATACGGCCTCCTTACGGTATGCTATGCGTACAGACGGTAACAGCGGATTTGTGTTTGTGAACCATTACCAGCGGCTCTCACCGCTCGAAGATATTCGGGGGGCTGTGATAGATACAGGAACCGTTACCTTCCCGCCGATTGACGTGAGCGGAGATGTCAGCTTTTTTATGCCGTTCCGGATGGACCTGTCTGGCAACCTGTTGAAATACGCAACGGCTCAGCCGCTATGCAGACAGGGCGATACCTATTTCTTCGTACAGATTCCAGGTATTGCTGCTGAATATCAGTTTGAAGATGGACAGACATTCACTCCAGAAGCGGGACTGGAATCAGGTTTCCGGGTAAATGGCGTCAACGTTATTACACTCACCTGGGAACAAGCGAAATATTTGCGCAAGCTGGATGGGGAAATATATGTAGGTGAGGAGAGCGATCTGTACAAGGCAGAGGGAGAAATCCGTTCCATCAGTGAAGGTAGTTTCGGTTATTGGCACTGGGATGGCGGGGGCTTTGCCTACAACACCGTCCAGAAGTCTTTTACTGAGCCTTTTCTGTCTCTCGAGGCTGTAGAACATGTTCCTTTTGAGCCTAAGTATGCAGAGGAGCTGCACATCGGCGGTGAGCGCAAGGTCACTTGGCAGAAAATGATAGTTACAGGCTCCCAAGGCTTCGTAAATATTGATTATTACGGTGATGTTGCCCAGATTTATGCTGATGGTGAGCTGGTTGCGGACAGCTATTATTACGGAGAAGTCTGGAGAGTGCCGGCAAAGCTGCTGGAGGGAAAAGAGTGCTACCTGGCCGTTTCTGAAATCCGGGATGATTTTTATAGAGAATTTTAA
- a CDS encoding MFS transporter, whose protein sequence is MKLSKEEKSWILYDCGNSAYSMAVTTALLPIVFGMFKGVDSSMDLGYFNSIASILVAVLSPILGTIADYKDRKKRFFIFFAAIGILATASLAFVSPDSGQWQLLVAFYILSAIGFAGSNIFYDSFLVDISTNERMDKVSTRGFAFGYIFSVIPFGISLLLIFVMGMDKAIGYQIGFIITALWWGLLTVPMIRDVKQRYYIEPEPNPVAKSFKRLAVTFANIRQHKIVFVFLLAYFFYIDGVDTIIKMVVPYATAVLGADSLDTFTLLGILLIIQVIAFPCAIIYGNMAKKYSARTMIIIGIFTYIISCIAAFFISSVWHIFVLGALIGSAQGGIQALSRSYFAKIIPKENSNEFFGFYNIFGKFAAILGPALMALTTTLTGNATYSILSIIPLFLIGFFVFITLPKGN, encoded by the coding sequence ATGAAGCTGAGCAAAGAGGAGAAATCATGGATTCTGTATGACTGCGGCAATTCTGCGTATTCGATGGCGGTGACGACGGCGCTGCTGCCGATTGTGTTCGGCATGTTCAAGGGTGTGGACAGCAGTATGGATTTGGGCTACTTTAATTCCATCGCCAGTATACTGGTGGCCGTACTTAGCCCGATTTTGGGGACGATTGCCGATTACAAGGACCGGAAAAAGCGCTTTTTTATCTTTTTTGCGGCGATCGGGATATTGGCTACGGCTTCTCTGGCGTTTGTCTCACCGGATAGCGGACAGTGGCAGCTGCTGGTTGCTTTTTACATACTGTCGGCCATCGGGTTTGCGGGGTCTAATATTTTCTATGACTCGTTCCTGGTGGACATTTCTACGAATGAGCGGATGGACAAAGTATCAACGAGAGGGTTTGCGTTCGGTTATATCTTCAGCGTCATTCCGTTCGGGATCAGCCTGCTGCTGATTTTTGTTATGGGGATGGATAAGGCCATAGGCTACCAGATCGGGTTCATCATTACGGCGCTTTGGTGGGGGCTGCTGACGGTGCCGATGATCCGTGACGTGAAACAGAGATACTATATCGAACCCGAGCCTAATCCGGTTGCCAAAAGCTTTAAACGCTTAGCTGTTACCTTTGCCAACATCCGTCAGCACAAAATTGTGTTCGTGTTCCTGCTAGCGTATTTCTTCTATATTGACGGAGTGGATACGATTATCAAAATGGTGGTGCCGTATGCCACGGCGGTACTCGGCGCAGACTCGCTGGACACTTTTACACTGCTCGGTATTCTGCTTATTATCCAAGTTATTGCTTTTCCATGTGCGATTATTTACGGTAATATGGCCAAAAAATACTCTGCACGCACAATGATCATCATCGGCATTTTTACATACATCATCTCCTGTATCGCCGCTTTCTTTATCTCGTCAGTGTGGCATATCTTTGTTCTGGGAGCGCTGATCGGTTCTGCCCAGGGAGGAATTCAGGCGCTCAGCCGGTCGTATTTTGCCAAAATCATTCCGAAGGAGAACTCCAATGAGTTCTTCGGGTTCTATAATATTTTTGGAAAATTTGCTGCGATCCTCGGGCCTGCCCTGATGGCTCTGACAACTACGCTGACGGGTAACGCGACCTACAGCATTTTGTCAATTATCCCGCTGTTTCTGATCGGATTTTTTGTCTTTATCACATTACCTAAGGGGAACTAA
- a CDS encoding autoinducer 2 ABC transporter substrate-binding protein produces MKKMTLAVLTGVLALTLSACSGNSGNSPANHAGASSNDGAAASGTRTYFINPKSIGPAYWAAAEKGAVQAGKDMGVEVIFNAPTEADSSKQINMIQDMLTRKVSGIGVSPNDAKAVGPVFKKAADQDVQIVTWDSDAPDTDRQYYVAPATDEEVGELLAKTIGEEIGGEGQVAFMVAGLGSQNQIAKSDAAKAYFEANYPGIELVTTVASDDDQQKAYANAQNLIQTYPDLRGIIGFAGGEPPAAAEVVEQAVKAGTIEQGQIAITGIAVPSVVKSYIESGTIKTDIIWDPGKLAYTTVYILDQLAQGNEITDGMEIPNVGAVKVDGQNVFIGMLEVTSENVGSFDF; encoded by the coding sequence ATGAAAAAAATGACATTGGCTGTATTGACTGGCGTACTTGCTTTGACCTTGAGTGCTTGTAGCGGAAATTCGGGTAATTCTCCGGCTAATCATGCTGGCGCCTCAAGCAATGACGGAGCGGCTGCTTCCGGCACCAGAACATATTTCATTAATCCGAAATCGATCGGACCGGCTTACTGGGCGGCTGCGGAAAAAGGCGCTGTTCAGGCTGGCAAAGACATGGGAGTAGAGGTAATCTTTAACGCACCGACTGAGGCGGATTCCTCCAAGCAGATCAACATGATTCAGGATATGCTGACCCGCAAGGTTAGCGGAATCGGCGTATCGCCGAATGATGCCAAAGCGGTAGGGCCTGTGTTCAAAAAAGCAGCTGACCAGGATGTGCAGATCGTTACCTGGGACAGCGATGCACCGGATACGGACCGCCAATATTACGTAGCTCCGGCTACAGATGAGGAAGTCGGCGAGCTGCTGGCCAAGACAATCGGCGAGGAAATCGGCGGTGAGGGACAGGTAGCGTTCATGGTGGCCGGTCTCGGTTCGCAGAACCAGATTGCTAAATCCGATGCGGCAAAAGCTTACTTTGAAGCGAATTATCCCGGCATAGAGCTGGTAACAACGGTAGCGAGTGATGATGATCAGCAAAAAGCTTACGCCAATGCCCAGAACCTGATCCAGACGTATCCGGATCTCAGAGGGATCATCGGCTTTGCAGGCGGCGAACCGCCGGCAGCGGCTGAGGTGGTTGAGCAGGCAGTGAAAGCGGGCACGATTGAGCAGGGTCAGATTGCCATTACCGGTATTGCGGTACCAAGCGTAGTGAAGAGCTATATCGAGAGCGGTACGATCAAGACAGACATCATCTGGGATCCGGGCAAGCTTGCCTACACCACTGTGTATATTCTGGATCAGCTGGCTCAGGGCAACGAAATTACTGACGGCATGGAAATCCCGAACGTGGGAGCAGTCAAGGTTGACGGCCAGAACGTATTTATCGGCATGCTTGAAGTGACCAGCGAAAATGTAGGCAGCTTTGACTTTTAA
- a CDS encoding ABC transporter permease, with protein MKSWTSRLPFKSNTLLVQLVLLLFILILFSFLSPYFLSVTNFTNVLNQMVEVGLIAIPMTMIIISGAMDLSVGSILAFSAVSMGVAFERGYNIWVCVIFGLLAGLLCGAVNGYLIARHRMQAIVVTIGMLVMLRGLVYVVNEGRPISGYPDSFYFLGQTYIAGIPFNAIVLVVMFLIAHFFMKKTRFGTYIYGIGNNEEVVRFSGISVVRVRFALFMLSGLFSALAGVFLVSRLASAEATSGTNIELDVITATLIGGTHIFGGRGSLTGTFVGLLIIVFLRNGLNLLGVSVLYQAVILGALLLIAVGNKKN; from the coding sequence ATGAAAAGCTGGACAAGCCGTCTGCCGTTCAAATCAAATACGCTGCTCGTTCAGCTGGTTCTGCTGCTGTTTATTCTGATCCTGTTCAGCTTTCTGTCGCCCTATTTCCTGTCAGTAACCAATTTCACAAATGTGCTCAACCAGATGGTGGAGGTCGGGCTGATTGCCATCCCGATGACGATGATCATTATTTCCGGTGCGATGGACCTGTCGGTCGGCTCGATCCTGGCATTCTCGGCTGTATCGATGGGGGTTGCTTTTGAAAGAGGCTATAACATTTGGGTCTGTGTCATCTTCGGTCTGCTGGCTGGTCTCCTCTGCGGAGCCGTTAACGGTTATCTGATTGCCCGGCACCGGATGCAGGCAATTGTCGTCACCATCGGGATGCTGGTCATGCTGCGCGGTCTGGTTTATGTCGTGAATGAGGGCCGGCCGATCAGTGGTTACCCGGATTCCTTCTACTTTCTTGGCCAGACGTACATTGCCGGTATTCCGTTTAATGCAATCGTCCTCGTCGTGATGTTCCTGATTGCCCATTTCTTTATGAAAAAAACACGCTTTGGCACCTACATTTACGGGATTGGCAACAACGAGGAGGTCGTCCGGTTTTCCGGAATTTCCGTGGTCCGCGTCCGGTTTGCGCTCTTTATGCTCAGCGGATTGTTCTCTGCACTTGCGGGTGTATTCCTGGTGTCACGGCTGGCGAGCGCCGAAGCGACATCGGGTACCAATATAGAGCTTGACGTCATCACGGCTACCTTAATCGGGGGCACTCATATTTTTGGAGGGAGGGGGAGTCTTACCGGCACGTTTGTCGGTCTGCTGATTATCGTGTTTTTGCGTAACGGTCTGAATTTGCTGGGGGTTTCGGTGCTCTACCAGGCAGTGATTCTGGGAGCGCTGCTGCTTATTGCGGTAGGAAATAAAAAAAATTAG
- a CDS encoding ArgE/DapE family deacylase — protein MAQEQQVMKWIDEHEDEILGFLQQLIQIPSVNPWFFDEPGPSKEKDVQEFLSRKLEGLGAEIEMWEPVADDLKQYEGMAGYYPGRDFTGRPNLAATFGKGTNGKSLLLFGHIDVVMAGSKWTVDPFEGRIIDGKMYGRGTVDMKGGVAAMIMAVEAVLRSGLKLKGPVVVGTVVDEEAGGMGALDFIHHGYRADACILTEPTSLTIAPLCRGILWGKIKIQGRSGHIEMPQADWKDGGAVDAIKKARYILDAFDRLNEKWAVSKTHPYLSIPCQVHVAQLNAGEYPTSFANEAEIVFNAQYLPSERDEKLVGGHVKKELTDFLRAAAEQDPWLSEHLPAIEWMVDADCAETDVAHPFVQTCVQSLQAIGEEGKIEGLGFHTDMGWPVNVGIPTINFGPGDPSLAHHSDEFTPTVEVIQAVKMMAKTIIDWCGTEEA, from the coding sequence ATGGCACAGGAACAGCAGGTAATGAAATGGATTGATGAACATGAGGATGAAATCCTTGGATTTTTGCAGCAGCTGATTCAAATTCCGAGCGTCAATCCCTGGTTTTTCGATGAGCCGGGTCCGTCCAAGGAGAAGGATGTACAGGAATTTCTCTCCCGTAAGCTCGAAGGACTCGGCGCGGAAATTGAGATGTGGGAGCCGGTTGCTGACGACCTGAAGCAGTATGAGGGGATGGCGGGTTATTATCCGGGACGTGACTTCACCGGCAGACCGAATCTGGCCGCAACGTTCGGTAAAGGAACGAATGGCAAATCGCTTCTGCTGTTTGGCCATATCGATGTCGTAATGGCTGGTTCCAAATGGACGGTTGACCCGTTCGAAGGTAGAATCATCGACGGAAAAATGTACGGCCGCGGCACGGTCGATATGAAAGGCGGCGTGGCCGCCATGATTATGGCGGTTGAAGCGGTGCTTCGCAGCGGGCTGAAGCTGAAAGGCCCGGTTGTAGTCGGCACCGTGGTAGATGAGGAGGCCGGAGGCATGGGTGCGCTGGATTTCATCCACCATGGCTACCGGGCGGATGCCTGCATTCTGACTGAGCCGACTTCCCTGACAATCGCGCCCCTGTGCAGAGGTATCCTGTGGGGTAAGATCAAAATCCAGGGCCGCAGCGGGCATATCGAAATGCCGCAGGCGGACTGGAAGGATGGCGGAGCAGTGGATGCCATCAAGAAAGCGCGCTACATTCTCGATGCGTTCGACCGTTTGAATGAAAAGTGGGCTGTAAGCAAAACCCATCCGTACTTATCGATCCCTTGTCAGGTGCATGTAGCCCAGCTTAATGCCGGAGAGTACCCGACCTCTTTTGCCAATGAAGCGGAGATTGTCTTTAATGCCCAGTATCTTCCGTCAGAGCGTGACGAGAAGCTGGTCGGCGGCCATGTCAAGAAGGAGCTGACAGACTTCCTTCGTGCGGCAGCTGAACAGGACCCGTGGCTGAGTGAACATCTGCCGGCAATCGAATGGATGGTCGATGCCGACTGTGCTGAAACCGATGTGGCCCACCCGTTTGTGCAGACCTGTGTCCAGTCGCTGCAGGCGATCGGCGAAGAAGGCAAGATCGAAGGCCTCGGCTTCCATACCGATATGGGCTGGCCGGTCAATGTCGGCATCCCGACAATTAACTTTGGCCCTGGCGATCCGAGCCTGGCTCATCACAGCGACGAGTTTACGCCAACCGTTGAAGTGATCCAGGCGGTCAAAATGATGGCGAAAACGATTATCGACTGGTGCGGTACAGAAGAGGCTTAA
- a CDS encoding phage tail protein gives MPYTVDFKEVSIVGLESSPVAEALAGLRANEARYFMNKYKHEFTTVPAGESQKDLEYVNLILKEERNIEFAAKPLETSRFQVENIQFTYVFYEDGLAINVMYTVDDPKKRAVGFKLSEGMDVPKELEEKFKFARQKSKLAGTIRGSFFVIKGEY, from the coding sequence ATGCCGTATACCGTTGATTTTAAAGAGGTGTCTATAGTCGGGCTGGAGTCATCCCCTGTAGCAGAGGCGCTGGCTGGCCTGCGGGCTAATGAAGCGCGTTATTTTATGAACAAGTACAAGCACGAGTTTACAACCGTACCGGCCGGTGAAAGCCAGAAGGATCTTGAGTATGTGAACCTGATTTTGAAGGAAGAGCGCAATATCGAGTTCGCAGCCAAACCGCTGGAAACCTCACGTTTTCAGGTGGAAAATATCCAGTTTACCTATGTCTTCTACGAGGACGGCCTGGCGATTAATGTGATGTATACCGTAGACGACCCGAAGAAGCGGGCTGTCGGCTTCAAGCTGTCCGAAGGGATGGATGTGCCTAAGGAGCTGGAGGAGAAGTTCAAATTCGCGCGGCAGAAATCGAAGCTGGCCGGAACGATCCGCGGCTCGTTTTTTGTGATCAAAGGGGAGTACTGA
- a CDS encoding alkaline phosphatase family protein, whose translation MEPNTALSPKAKHLIVISYDAFSEDNWELASRLPNLGKLMKSGAYSNRLRSVYPTLTYVVHTTTATGVYPSKHGIHHNNPLQPFVPEEDQRWFWFREAVKAPTIYDAVRKAGMSTAGLLWPVSGKSSIQYNIPEIRALKGENQALKVLRSGSPLFCIQMELRHGKIRQGIEQPYLDDFTAKCAVDTIKRKKPNLLMLHLIDLDDAKHQYGTDSEEVKQVILRMDNRLGEIMQAVEDAGIKEDTVMMVLGDHGQFNVRYKVHLNKLLQEKGLIYEENGERKWRAYFQCGGGSAYLHVRPGDTEAEQLALEAVKAYMEDAASGVESLYTKDMLEALHASLLTDIMLEAKKGYSFDESLDQPLVVDLEAKGIRYATHGYSPDKSGYRCNIVVSGSQIRQDYAFGELEMVDIAPTLGRILGVDFSHGDGRVLDEIFAE comes from the coding sequence ATGGAACCGAACACGGCCCTTTCGCCAAAAGCGAAGCATCTGATCGTCATCTCCTACGATGCTTTCTCTGAGGACAACTGGGAACTGGCGAGCCGTCTGCCCAATCTGGGCAAATTAATGAAAAGCGGGGCTTACAGCAACCGGCTCCGCAGCGTTTATCCCACACTTACCTATGTCGTTCATACGACTACCGCTACCGGTGTTTATCCGTCCAAGCACGGCATCCATCATAACAATCCGCTGCAGCCGTTCGTGCCGGAGGAGGATCAGCGCTGGTTCTGGTTCCGCGAGGCGGTCAAGGCTCCGACGATTTATGATGCTGTGCGGAAGGCTGGGATGAGCACCGCAGGACTTCTCTGGCCGGTATCCGGCAAGTCATCCATTCAATATAATATCCCGGAGATCAGAGCCTTAAAGGGTGAGAATCAGGCGCTAAAAGTGCTGCGCAGCGGCAGCCCCTTATTCTGCATTCAAATGGAGCTGAGGCACGGAAAGATCAGGCAGGGGATTGAGCAGCCTTATCTGGATGATTTTACGGCCAAATGTGCTGTGGATACGATCAAGCGCAAAAAACCCAACCTGCTTATGCTGCATCTGATCGATCTCGATGATGCCAAGCATCAGTATGGGACCGACAGTGAGGAAGTGAAGCAGGTCATCCTGCGGATGGACAACCGGCTGGGCGAAATTATGCAGGCTGTCGAGGACGCCGGGATCAAGGAGGATACCGTAATGATGGTGCTCGGCGATCATGGCCAGTTCAATGTGCGGTACAAGGTGCATCTGAACAAGCTTTTGCAGGAAAAGGGCCTGATTTATGAAGAGAACGGTGAAAGGAAATGGCGGGCGTACTTCCAGTGCGGCGGCGGTTCGGCTTACCTGCATGTCCGGCCGGGTGATACGGAGGCAGAGCAGCTGGCTCTTGAAGCTGTAAAAGCGTACATGGAGGATGCAGCTTCAGGCGTTGAAAGTCTGTACACGAAAGATATGCTGGAAGCTCTACATGCCAGTCTGTTAACAGACATCATGCTTGAGGCCAAAAAAGGCTATAGCTTTGACGAAAGCCTGGACCAGCCGCTGGTTGTCGATCTGGAGGCAAAGGGTATCCGTTACGCCACACACGGTTATTCCCCGGATAAAAGCGGCTACCGCTGCAACATCGTTGTCTCCGGCAGCCAGATCCGCCAGGATTATGCCTTCGGGGAACTCGAAATGGTCGACATCGCCCCGACACTGGGCCGGATTCTGGGAGTTGATTTCTCTCATGGTGATGGCCGGGTGCTGGACGAGATTTTTGCGGAATAA
- a CDS encoding glutamine amidotransferase: MKILFVGESWVVHMIHTKGYDSFTSTKYEEGATYLLSCLRTEGIDVTYMPAHEVQVRFPQTLEELKAYDAIVISDVGANTFLLQNPTFYQMQIIPNALDNIKQYVAEGGGMLMVGGYLTFMGIEGKANYVNTVLAEVLPVVMQPGDDRVEMPAGFSPVVKQEHALVGYGEWPRLLGYNKLAAKPDAEELLSYNGDAILTVGSYGEGKTAAFASDCSPHWGSTEFMDWKHYSAFWSNLVKSLQ; the protein is encoded by the coding sequence ATGAAAATTCTATTTGTCGGTGAATCCTGGGTGGTGCATATGATCCATACCAAGGGATATGACAGCTTCACTTCAACGAAATACGAGGAAGGGGCGACTTATTTGCTGTCCTGTTTGCGGACGGAAGGCATTGATGTAACCTATATGCCGGCCCATGAGGTGCAGGTACGGTTCCCGCAGACACTTGAGGAGCTGAAAGCTTATGATGCCATTGTGATCAGTGACGTTGGTGCGAATACATTCCTGCTGCAGAATCCGACCTTCTACCAGATGCAGATTATCCCGAATGCGCTGGACAACATCAAGCAGTATGTGGCCGAAGGCGGCGGTATGCTGATGGTCGGCGGGTACCTGACCTTTATGGGGATCGAGGGTAAGGCAAACTATGTAAACACGGTTCTGGCCGAAGTGCTGCCGGTAGTGATGCAGCCTGGTGATGACCGGGTGGAGATGCCGGCCGGCTTTTCACCAGTGGTGAAGCAGGAGCATGCGCTGGTAGGCTACGGTGAGTGGCCGCGGCTGCTCGGTTACAACAAACTGGCGGCCAAGCCTGATGCCGAAGAGCTGCTGAGCTATAACGGCGATGCGATCCTGACCGTAGGTTCATACGGCGAAGGCAAAACCGCCGCTTTTGCCAGCGACTGCTCCCCGCACTGGGGCTCAACCGAATTTATGGATTGGAAGCATTACTCTGCGTTCTGGTCCAACCTGGTGAAGTCACTGCAATAG